From a single Populus trichocarpa isolate Nisqually-1 chromosome 17, P.trichocarpa_v4.1, whole genome shotgun sequence genomic region:
- the LOC18106700 gene encoding abietadienol/abietadienal oxidase: protein MREIYSATLMISSILFIVFLVQLLVCKKKSKEKTSYKLPPGRRGWPLIGDSFNWFNAVAGSHPPQFVHQQVNRFGKIFSCSLFGKWAVVSADPTFNRFIMQNEGKLFQSSYPKSFRDLVGKNGVITVHGEQQRKLHGIASNMMRLEKLKFHFLDNIQLIMLQTLNKLDNNQVILLQDVCRKATINLMVNQLLGASSETEINEMAHFFSDFVDGCLSLPINIPGFAYHTAMKAREKIIRKINKTIEKHGQEESSEGSNGVLGRLLEEESLPDNAVADFIINLLFAGNETTAKTMLFAVYFLTRCPKAMQQLLDEQDSIRSNSSGEGMLTWQDYKAMSFTQCVIDETLRLGGIAIWLMREAKQDVVYQDYVIPKGCFVVPFLSAVHLDENLYKGASTFNPWRWMEPENQEKRNWRSSPFYCPFGGGARFCPGAELSRLQIAIFLHYFVTTFTWTQLKEDRMSFFPSARLVNGFQIRLTSRHHLDSESL from the exons atgagagaaatttATTCGGCAACACTTATGATCTCGTCCATCTTATTCATCGTTTTTCTTGTACAATTGCTTGTATGCAAGAAGAAGAGCAAGGAAAAGACATCGTACAAATTGCCACCAGGTAGAAGAGGCTGGCCATTGATTGGTGATAGCTTCAACTGGTTCAATGCTGTTGCTGGTTCTCATCCCCCTCAATTTGTTCACCAACAAGTCAATAG GTTTGGTAAGATATTCTCATGCAGTTTGTTCGGAAAATGGGCTGTGGTATCAGCAGACCCGACCTTTAACCGGTTTATAATGCAAAATGAAGGCAAATTGTTTCAATCAAGTTATCCAAAATCTTTTAGAGATTTGGTTGGGAAAAATGGGGTGATCACAGTCCACGGAGAGCAACAACGAAAACTTCATGGAATTGCATCTAATATGATGCGTCTAGAGAAGCTCAAGTTCCATTTCTTGGATAATATTCAATTGATTATGCTTCAAACTTTGAACAAACTTGACAACAACCAAGTCATTCTTCTCCAAGATGTTTGCAGAAAGGCGA CTATTAATCTGATGGTGAATCAACTACTTGGGGCATCAAGTGAGACAGAAATTAACGAGATGGCTCACTTCTTCTCTGACTTTGTCGATGGTTGTCTATCTCTTCCCATAAATATTCCTGGTTTTGCCTACCACACTGCCATGAAG GCAAGGGagaaaattataagaaagaTAAACAAGACAATAGAGAAGCACGGGCAAGAAGAGTCATCAGAAGGTAGTAATGGGGTGCTTGGAAGGCTTTTAGAGGAAGAAAGTTTGCCTGATAATGCAGTAGCAGACTTTATTATCAATCTCCTTTTTGCTGGGAATGAAACAACAGCTAAAACCATGCTTTTTGCTGTTTATTTCCTCACTCGGTGTCCAAAAGCAATGCAGCAACTACTG GATGAACAAGATAGTATAAGGAGTAATTCTAGTGGAGAGGGAATGCTAACATGGCAAGATTACAAAGCAATGTCTTTTACTCAGTGT GTTATTGATGAAACGCTTCGACTCGGGGGGATTGCAATATGGCTAATGAGGGAGGCCAAGCAAGATGTGGTATACCAAG ATTATGTAATTCCGAAAGGGTGCTTTGTGGTTCCATTTCTTTCAGCGGTTCACTTGGATGAAAATTTGTACAAGGGAGCTAGCACCTTCAATCCTTGGAGATGGATGGAGCCTGAAAATCAA gaaaagagaaattgGAGAAGTAGCCCATTCTACTGTCCCTTTGGAGGAGGTGCTCGGTTTTGTCCAGGAGCAGAGTTGTCTCGTCTCCAAATTGCTATCTTTCTTCACTACTTTGTTACTACATTTAC ATGGACGCAGCTCAAGGAAGACAGGATGTCCTTCTTTCCATCAGCTCGCTTGGTTAATGGTTTCCAAATTCGTTTGACAAGCCGCCATCATCTCGACTCAGAATCGTTGTAA